A genome region from Thermococcus onnurineus NA1 includes the following:
- a CDS encoding translation initiation factor IF-2 subunit beta yields the protein MSEKKVDFYDFEGLLDKAYEELPENVKHHISRFEVPAAVVTIAGNRTIIENFMDIAEAMNRDPNHLLKFILREVATAGTLEGRRVVLQGRFTPYLIANKMKKYLKDYVICPVCGSPDTKIIKRGRFHFLKCEACGAETPIAHL from the coding sequence GTGAGCGAGAAGAAGGTTGACTTTTACGATTTCGAAGGCTTACTCGATAAGGCTTACGAGGAGCTCCCAGAGAACGTTAAGCATCACATCTCGAGGTTTGAGGTTCCCGCCGCCGTAGTCACGATAGCCGGAAACAGGACTATAATCGAGAACTTCATGGACATAGCCGAGGCCATGAACCGCGACCCGAACCATCTTCTCAAGTTCATCTTGAGAGAGGTGGCAACGGCCGGAACACTCGAGGGAAGGAGAGTTGTCCTCCAAGGACGCTTCACACCCTACCTGATAGCCAACAAGATGAAGAAGTACCTCAAGGACTACGTTATCTGCCCGGTCTGCGGCTCACCAGATACCAAGATCATCAAGAGGGGACGCTTCCACTTCCTCAAGTGCGAGGCCTGTGGTGCAGAAACTCCGATTGCACACCTCTGA
- a CDS encoding carboxyl transferase domain-containing protein: MSMEEKVNELYERRKKILEMGGEKAVEKQHAKGKLTARERIEKLLDPGSFVEIGMFVKHRGTEFGLDKKELPADGVITGYGTIDGRLVFVYAQDFTVMGGSLGEMHAAKIKRIMELALEAGAPVIGLNDSGGARIQEGVDSLKGYGEIFKMNTILSGVVPQITAIMGPCAGGAVYSPAIGDFILMVDNPSSFMFITGPQVVKAVTGVEVTPVQLGGAMVHAQKSGQAHLIGKSDEEVLALIRRLMSYLPSNNMEKPPRVKTSDLPFRKTESLYSIVPDDPNKGYDVRQVIYEIVDRDENGNPDFLEILPYFAPNAVVGFGRMNGQTVGIVANNPNYFAGVLDIDSSDKIARFVRTCDAFNIPIVTLVDVPGYLPGTQQEYGGIIRHGAKVLYAYSEATVPMVTVILRKAYGGAYLAMGSKHLGADFVFAWPTAEIAVMGPEGAANIIFRKEIAAAENPEEVRQQKIQEYKDRFANPYVAAARGYIDDVIDPAETRAKIILALEAMESKRVKLPPKKHGNIPL; the protein is encoded by the coding sequence ATGAGCATGGAGGAAAAGGTTAACGAGCTGTACGAACGGAGAAAAAAGATTCTTGAGATGGGCGGCGAAAAGGCCGTCGAAAAGCAGCACGCTAAAGGCAAGCTCACAGCGCGCGAGAGGATCGAGAAGCTCCTCGACCCGGGAAGCTTCGTTGAGATCGGCATGTTCGTCAAGCACAGAGGAACGGAGTTCGGTCTCGATAAGAAGGAACTGCCCGCGGATGGTGTCATCACCGGCTATGGAACCATCGATGGAAGGCTTGTCTTCGTCTATGCCCAGGACTTCACCGTCATGGGAGGTTCCCTCGGCGAGATGCACGCTGCTAAGATAAAGCGCATAATGGAGCTCGCCCTTGAGGCGGGAGCACCTGTAATAGGCCTCAATGATTCCGGCGGTGCAAGGATTCAGGAGGGTGTGGACTCCCTCAAGGGCTACGGTGAGATCTTCAAGATGAACACAATTCTCAGCGGTGTTGTGCCACAGATCACCGCAATTATGGGTCCCTGTGCCGGAGGAGCGGTTTACAGCCCGGCGATAGGAGACTTCATCCTCATGGTGGACAACCCGTCGAGCTTCATGTTCATCACAGGCCCACAGGTCGTTAAAGCTGTCACGGGCGTCGAGGTTACACCTGTTCAGCTCGGTGGAGCCATGGTTCACGCCCAAAAGAGCGGACAGGCCCACCTCATAGGAAAGAGCGACGAAGAGGTTCTAGCGTTGATAAGACGTCTCATGAGCTACCTGCCGTCAAACAACATGGAGAAGCCGCCGCGTGTTAAGACAAGCGATTTGCCATTCAGGAAGACCGAAAGCCTGTACTCCATAGTTCCGGACGACCCGAACAAGGGCTACGACGTCAGGCAGGTCATCTACGAGATAGTTGACAGGGATGAGAACGGCAATCCGGACTTCCTGGAGATTCTGCCCTACTTCGCCCCAAACGCCGTCGTCGGCTTCGGAAGGATGAACGGCCAGACGGTTGGTATAGTCGCCAACAACCCCAACTACTTCGCGGGCGTTCTTGACATAGACAGCTCCGACAAGATAGCACGCTTTGTGAGAACCTGCGACGCCTTCAACATACCCATCGTCACGCTTGTTGACGTCCCCGGCTACCTGCCGGGCACCCAGCAGGAGTATGGTGGAATCATCAGGCACGGAGCCAAGGTCCTTTACGCCTACTCCGAGGCCACCGTCCCGATGGTGACCGTCATTCTCAGGAAGGCCTACGGTGGCGCTTACCTCGCAATGGGAAGCAAGCACCTCGGTGCCGACTTCGTCTTCGCCTGGCCGACCGCAGAGATAGCCGTTATGGGTCCTGAGGGAGCGGCCAATATCATCTTCAGGAAAGAGATTGCAGCGGCAGAGAACCCTGAGGAGGTCAGGCAGCAGAAGATACAGGAGTACAAGGACAGGTTTGCCAACCCGTACGTCGCTGCCGCGAGGGGATACATCGACGATGTCATAGACCCTGCCGAGACAAGGGCAAAGATAATCCTTGCCCTCGAGGCCATGGAGAGCAAGCGCGTCAAGCTCCCGCCGAAGAAGCACGGCAACATACCGCTGTGA